In uncultured Cohaesibacter sp., a genomic segment contains:
- a CDS encoding 50S ribosomal protein L25/general stress protein Ctc, giving the protein MANFEFKAERRDRVGKGSARALRREGKIPAVIYGDKKDPISVAIPYKETTLQIHKGGFLNHIITVDVDGEKIQVIPRDYQLDVVRDFPLHVDFLRVSSSTMITVGVPVEFINEEGCPGLKRGGALNIVRREVEVECPATAIPESFVFDLKDADLGDSIHISAITLPAGVTPTITDRDFTIATIAAPAGFNEPAEGEGEASAE; this is encoded by the coding sequence ATGGCTAACTTTGAATTCAAAGCAGAACGCCGTGACCGAGTCGGTAAGGGGTCCGCTCGTGCGTTGCGTCGCGAAGGCAAGATCCCTGCAGTCATCTATGGCGACAAGAAAGACCCGATCTCTGTGGCAATTCCTTACAAGGAAACAACCCTGCAGATCCACAAAGGCGGTTTTCTGAACCACATCATCACCGTTGACGTTGACGGCGAAAAGATCCAGGTGATCCCGCGTGACTACCAGCTCGACGTCGTTCGCGACTTCCCGCTTCATGTCGACTTCCTGCGCGTTTCCAGCAGCACCATGATCACCGTTGGTGTTCCTGTTGAGTTCATCAACGAAGAAGGCTGCCCGGGTCTCAAACGCGGTGGCGCCCTCAACATCGTTCGTCGCGAAGTCGAAGTCGAATGCCCGGCAACCGCTATTCCGGAATCCTTCGTATTCGACCTGAAGGACGCAGATCTCGGCGACTCCATCCACATTTCGGCAATCACCCTGCCGGCTGGCGTGACCCCGACGATCACCGATCGCGACTTCACCATTGCAACCATCGCCGCACCGGCAGGCTTCAACGAGCCGGCTGAAGGTGAAGGCGAAGCAAGCGCTGAATAA